The sequence CTCGGATTTGAGCATGTCGCTCGTGCTTTTTGTCGCCGATCGCCTCCAGTATTTCGGCATAGCCCCAGGGGCCGCCGACGTCTTCGGGCGGACAGCGCCCGCTCGCCTCGATCAACCTCGGGTAAAGGGCGGCGGGTTCTGCATCGACGAGGCGTTCGATCTTGATCGTGTGCTCCCAGCCGTCGCCGAAGTCGTAGAGATAGCGGAGCGTCTTGACGCCCGCGTCCTCGAGAATGTCGATGAGCTTCGCCTTGCGTGCGTCGAGCGGTCCGTCGGGCCAGTTTGGATCGGGCAAGCCCCATCCGGCGCCGCCGGCTCGGATCTCGTAGAGATGACTGTTGGTCCAGCCGAGCGCGGCTTGCAAGACAAGATGCAAGCGATCGAGCTTTATGCCGAGCGGAACCTCGATGCGCCGCAGGACTTTTGGGTCCACGTCATCGAGGGTGATTTTGAGACGGGCGATGGCGGTCATGCCGCCAGTTTACGGCTTTCCCGCGCTTGCGCCCACCGCCAAGGCAGCAGCGCGGCGAGATCGGTGATCTTGTGATCGTTGATGCGCGCCAGCACGTCGGCGAGCCAGTCCTGCGGGTCGACGCCGTTGAGCTTTGCGGTCGCGATGAGCGTATATATTGCCGCCGCCCGCTCGCCGCCGCGATCGGACCCCGCGAAGAGCCAGGATTTTCTGCCCAGCGCGACGCCGCGCAGGCTGCGCTCGGCGCAATTGTTGGTCAGGCAGACGCGCCCATCGTCGAGGAAGCGCGCGAAGGCGTCCCAGCGCTCGAGCATGTAGTCCATCGCCTTGGCGACATCGGCATGACGCGACAGCCGCGCCCGCTCGGCCCGCATCCAGGCTTCGAGATCGCAGACCAGAGGCGCAACGCGCTCGCGGCGCACGGCCAAGCGCTCGTGGGCGGCAAACCCGTTGATCTCGCGCTCGATGTCGAAGATCGCGTCGATGCGCTTGACCGCTTCCAAGGCGAGCGGCGCGATCGCCGTCTGCTTGCCAAGCGCCTTGTTCCGCGCATGAGCGGCGATGTCCGCGAGCACGAAGAACTTGCGCCTGCTATGGCTCCAGCATGCCGCCTCGACGATTGATCTCGGCGGCCTGTCCGGCGCGTAAAGCCGATTAAACCCGGCATAGGCGTCGGCTTGCAGGATGCCGGCAAAGCGCGCCAAGTGGCGCTCGGGATGCTCAACGGTGTGATCGCGCGAATAGAAGAACATCGCCGCCGGCGGATCGGCGCCGCCGAACGGATGATCGTCGCGCACATAGGCCACAGCCGCCCGGTGCGCGTCTTGCCCTTGGCCAGCACCGGCACGGTCGTGTCGTCGCCATGCACTCTGGCGCCGGCGAAGACGTGGTCGCGGATGAGGTCGCAGAGCGGACGCAGCAACTGCGCGCAGCCGCCGACCTGATCGGCGAGCGTCGAGAGGCTCAAGTCAACGCCCTCATGCGCGTAGCGCACGGATTGCCGGTTCAGTGGCTGGTGCTGTCCATACTTCTCAAACAGGATCATCACCAAGAGGTCGAGCGTCTCGGTCACATCCTCGCCGAGCTTATGGAGACGCGTCGAGCCGCAGCAGGCGCATGAGGTCGGTCCCGGCAATACGACGCGCTCGCGCGGCAAATGCGCCGGGAAAGGCTAGCGCGACGGCTTCTTCCTGGAAAAGGCGCGGACCGCGGTCGTCCTCAAAGCCTCCTTCTCGGCCGCGAGTTCGTCCTCGCTCGCGTCGGCCTCGAGTTCTTCCAGCTCTAGCTCCATCTGCTCGATGAGCCGCGCCTTGCGCTCGCTGCGCACGCCGTAGAGTTCGCGTCGCAGCTTCTCGATCGCGAGCTGCAAATGCGCGATCAGCGCGTCCGCGTTTGACGCCGTAGCTCTCGCTTGCACAAGCTCCGCGTCTCTCTCGCGAAGCAGCGACTTCAAGGCCTCGACGTCGTCGGGAAGAGAATCAGCGGAGCTCATCATCAATGATCAAATCATAAAACGGCGCGCAGGCAAGGCGTAGCTGCGTTCGCGCGCGTGAAAATCTTCGGCCCGGCGCCTCGGGGCGCCAAGTGTACTACGGCGCGCGCCAATCGATCCCCGACAGAAGATAGCCGAGATGCGCCGCGCTGATCGTCACCGCGCCCGTCGATGGTTGAGGCCACAGAAAACGTCCGCGCTCAAGGCGCTTCACGAACAGGCATTGGCCCTGGCCGTCATGCCAGAGCACCTTGATCAAATCGCCGCGGCGGCCCCGAAAGACGAATAGATGGCCGCCGTTGGGATTGCGCCGCAGCGTCTCCTGAACGATCAGCGACAGGCTCGCATAGCCCTTGCGCATGTCGGTGTGGCCCGTGACCAGCCACACGCGCGCATCGGCCGAGACCGGGATCATCGCCGCAGCGTCTTGATGACGCGCGCAAGCGCGTGAGCCTCGACATCCGCGCCGACCACGATCTTCTCGCCAGAGAGAAGCATGATCTCCATGCGTCCCAGCGCCTCCAGAAGCGCTGGCTGTTCGGACGGAACGATCGTGACGGGCAAGATCGCCGGCTCAGAAGGCGCCGACGCAAACTGCCGTCGCCAAGCGGCGATCGTGTCCACTATCGATAATGGACACTATCACGGATGGCCAAAGGGCCACAGCGCAAGACTACTCCGCACGAAATCCTCAGCGCCAGGCGGCCGCCGGCGGAGGGTTACCGATCAAGACGCTGGCGTGATTTCCTCGAGTTGACGATAGCTCGTCCGATGCACGACGTATCGATGGACGCCTCAACAACATCACGAACCTACGCACGCGACACCTCGCCTCATTACAGCGCAACGCCTCATAGAGTCGCACTTTGGTCGAGGCCCAAGCTCGCGGTTTCAGGCGCCCACCGCAGACTCACTGCAAATCCGACGAGAGTGATGATTGCCGCAATCAGCATTGTGGCGCCTATTCCAAGCGCGTCGACTGAAAATGGCGCCAAATACGTTCCGACAGCGGCGCCGATGCGGCTCAATGACGACGCCAATCCGACGGCAGTGCCACGGATCTCCGTGGGGAACAGCTCGTTAGGATAAATCCACGTGAGCACCTGTGCGCCGCCAATGAATAGTGCGTACGCAGAAAAGAAGCATAAGACCACGAATGGCAGACTTCCCGACGAAATGCTCAGCAGCAAAAGAGCTACGCCGGACCACAGAAAACTGTGGAGCATCAATTTGCGGCGACCGAGCTTATTCACGACGAGAAGGGCAACGAGACAGCCGACCAAGAATAGGGCCGTGATGAAAGCCGATCCGAAATTCGCCATCGCCCCACCGAGCCCAAGGGACTCGAGGATCATCGGACCGAACGCATAGACTGCGAATAGTGGAATGATCGAACAGGTCCAGAAGGCGGTTACAAAAAACAGACGCGTGCCGTAACCAGAACGAAAAAGCGCCCGCACGTCGGAAGGCTCACCTTCTCTACTCGAAGGGATCTGGTATGATTTTATATCAGTTCCATACACTCCTCGAATCACGTCGATCGCCTCCGCATGACGACCTTTCTGCGACAGCCAACGTGGAGATTCGGGTGTGCCGTGGCGCATGATAACGAACATCGTCGCAGGTAGAGCGGCGCTCGCCAGCATCCAGCGCCATCCATCAGAACCCGAATGGAGCAATGTTTCTCCGATCACATATGCAACCGCTGCGCCTGCGAACCAAATCGCAATCAGGCCGCCGAGCAGAGGTCCACGGTAGCGTCGCGGCGCAAACTCTGCCAGCAGCGCAGTAGCGATAGGATAATCTGCGCCCACCGCGACACCGATGAGCAAACGCAGGATGAAAAGCGCGAATGCGCTTTGAACCCAAAACTGCGCTATCGAACAGGCTATGATGAGAATCAGATCTAAAGTGTACAAAACTTGGCGGCCAAATTTGTCGGTCAGCCAACCACCAAGAAAGCCTCCAAAGAAGATACCTATCAAAGCGGAGGCCCCTATCAGCCCTTGCCAGGACGTCGACAACCCCAACTCCGGCGTAGCTTGGACCATTGCTACGCCGATGATGCTTAAAATGTAGCCATCCAGAAACGGGCCGCCACCTGAGTAGAATGTCAGGCGCCAATGGAAACGATTGAGTGGCGCATCTTCCGGGTCGATCCTCGACGAGTTGAGATTCGTCGTCGGCTCTGGTGCGAGATAATTGGGGGGCATTTCAACGGCACTCCGACGGGTTTCGCGCTATCCAATCGCCAGTCGATAAGCGGATGGCCGACGGTCGCAGGCAATGGTGGCCATCATGGTCCCCGTGGAATCGACTCGGCCCAGCGAATGCGCGCCGCTCACCTCTTCTGGAAGTGCATAATTCCCCAATCGAGATAGCCGAGTTCGGCCGCCTCGACCCAATTCTGCAAGCCGACGAGCATGCGATCAACATACTCTCGCGATGCAACGTCGATCATCTCCTGATAGCGCGCCTTCAGCTGCGCTTGCACTGCCACATAATGTTTGAGAAGCTGGCATGGCATCAGCTCGATCGACACTTCTGCGAGCCCGTGCCGCAAGGTCGTGGCGCGATAGAAGCTCAGTGACGCGAGCGAGTCGAGAAGGATGCGATCATAGACCGCTCGCAGGACGTTCGGCGGACTGCCGTCAACCTGCAAAGGATCCGTGAACACAAATTCGCCGCCAGGTTTTAGAACGCGAGAGACCTCGGCGATCACCCGGTCGCGGTCAGCGCTGTGTAAAATTGCATCCTGCGACCAGACGAGATCGATGCTGGCGTCGTCTGCTGGGATATTCTCGAAGGCGCCATGGAGAACGGAGATCAGATGGTCGACGCCTCTCTCACAATTGGTCGTGCGGTTCCTCTCATTTTCGACCCCACTGATATTCAGACAGACAACGCGGCATCCGACCCGCTTCGCGAGGTAACGAGCGGCGCCGCCAAATCCGGAGCCGATATCGAGCACCACATGCGTCTCGTCGAGTGGCATGATGATTCTGTCCGCCATCGCCGCGACTATCCGACGACTGGCGTCCGTGATCGTGTCGGCTGCAGATTCGTAGAGGCCGATATGAATGTCCTCGCCTCCCCATATGTGAAGGTAGAATTCGTCTGCGTCCTTGCTATCATAGTAGGCCTCGACGGCTCGCGCGACTCTTTGCACATTATTCACCGGAGCCACTCCCATTCGCATTGGCGGCGTCTTTTGCCGCGACGTGGATGAAGAAATCCGGGTCATGCTCACCATACTGTTCCTGAAAGTCGCCGTAGGTGCGCACTCGCGGAAATCCGGCTTCGGTGATCAGCTTGCGGACGTAGTTCTTGCGGAGCGGGAACATGTTGAGGTGAAATTCGAGCCCATCCGGAAATACATATCGGAATCGCGCGAGCGCCGGGTCGACATGTTCTGGCTCTGCGACCACTCGATCGCCGCAATAATAAAACTTATGGGCGCAGTCGTAACCGACGTCGAGCATGGCGTCGTAGTTGCGCTGGTCGAGAATCAGCAAGCCGTCATATCTCAGAGCCGCATAAAATTCCGCGAGCACGCGGCGACGATCCATCTCGTCGAAAAGATGAGTGAACGAATTGCCGAGACAGACAATGGCGTCGTATTTACCCTGGATAGCCTTGTTGAGCCAACGCCAATCGGCCTGGATCGTATTTAAGATCAAGTTGCGACGTTTCGCATTGTCAAATGCCTTGATGAGCATATTCGCGCTGCCGTCGACACTTGTAACGTCGAATCCCGCTCGTATCAGCTGGACAGAGTGAAATCCCGTGCCGGTAGAGACATCGAGGATGCGTTGCTTGCCCGCAGCCTGGAGCACTTGGATGAAAAATCCGCCTTCGCTCTCCGCGCGCGCATCCCAATCAATAAGTTCATCCCATTTTTCGACGAACGCCTCGACGTACTCCTGCTCGTAGTGGTCCGTGTCACGCATTTCCAGCGGATTACGACCGAAATTCTGGATCGGGGCTCCCGTGATGCGCACGTAAGTCAT comes from Methylosinus sp. H3A and encodes:
- a CDS encoding plasmid pRiA4b ORF-3 family protein — translated: MTAIARLKITLDDVDPKVLRRIEVPLGIKLDRLHLVLQAALGWTNSHLYEIRAGGAGWGLPDPNWPDGPLDARKAKLIDILEDAGVKTLRYLYDFGDGWEHTIKIERLVDAEPAALYPRLIEASGRCPPEDVGGPWGYAEILEAIGDKKHERHAQIREWLGEEFDPKAFDPEPLEAEVAALAKSWSRRTVTFDLCVAEHVYPRHHRRRGGSRLKRS
- the tnpB gene encoding IS66 family insertion sequence element accessory protein TnpB (TnpB, as the term is used for proteins encoded by IS66 family insertion elements, is considered an accessory protein, since TnpC, encoded by a neighboring gene, is a DDE family transposase.), with product MIPVSADARVWLVTGHTDMRKGYASLSLIVQETLRRNPNGGHLFVFRGRRGDLIKVLWHDGQGQCLFVKRLERGRFLWPQPSTGAVTISAAHLGYLLSGIDWRAP
- a CDS encoding MFS transporter; translation: MPPNYLAPEPTTNLNSSRIDPEDAPLNRFHWRLTFYSGGGPFLDGYILSIIGVAMVQATPELGLSTSWQGLIGASALIGIFFGGFLGGWLTDKFGRQVLYTLDLILIIACSIAQFWVQSAFALFILRLLIGVAVGADYPIATALLAEFAPRRYRGPLLGGLIAIWFAGAAVAYVIGETLLHSGSDGWRWMLASAALPATMFVIMRHGTPESPRWLSQKGRHAEAIDVIRGVYGTDIKSYQIPSSREGEPSDVRALFRSGYGTRLFFVTAFWTCSIIPLFAVYAFGPMILESLGLGGAMANFGSAFITALFLVGCLVALLVVNKLGRRKLMLHSFLWSGVALLLLSISSGSLPFVVLCFFSAYALFIGGAQVLTWIYPNELFPTEIRGTAVGLASSLSRIGAAVGTYLAPFSVDALGIGATMLIAAIITLVGFAVSLRWAPETASLGLDQSATL
- a CDS encoding class I SAM-dependent methyltransferase — its product is MNNVQRVARAVEAYYDSKDADEFYLHIWGGEDIHIGLYESAADTITDASRRIVAAMADRIIMPLDETHVVLDIGSGFGGAARYLAKRVGCRVVCLNISGVENERNRTTNCERGVDHLISVLHGAFENIPADDASIDLVWSQDAILHSADRDRVIAEVSRVLKPGGEFVFTDPLQVDGSPPNVLRAVYDRILLDSLASLSFYRATTLRHGLAEVSIELMPCQLLKHYVAVQAQLKARYQEMIDVASREYVDRMLVGLQNWVEAAELGYLDWGIMHFQKR
- a CDS encoding class I SAM-dependent methyltransferase, encoding MTYVRITGAPIQNFGRNPLEMRDTDHYEQEYVEAFVEKWDELIDWDARAESEGGFFIQVLQAAGKQRILDVSTGTGFHSVQLIRAGFDVTSVDGSANMLIKAFDNAKRRNLILNTIQADWRWLNKAIQGKYDAIVCLGNSFTHLFDEMDRRRVLAEFYAALRYDGLLILDQRNYDAMLDVGYDCAHKFYYCGDRVVAEPEHVDPALARFRYVFPDGLEFHLNMFPLRKNYVRKLITEAGFPRVRTYGDFQEQYGEHDPDFFIHVAAKDAANANGSGSGE